AATTCCCCTCGAAATCATTTATTGTTATGCTCCTTTTGAAGTAATGTGCGATCGCATTTCCCAGCGTCAAGGAGACATTTCCGATGCTACCCCAGAAATTTTAAAAAAACAACAAGAACAATTAGAACCTTTTACCGAAGAAGAAAAGCCCTTCGTCAGAAAAATAAACACCCACCATTAATTTTTATTTATGGGCTTATAGGCCCATCTTTGAAATCAGGGGCTTTACGCCTATTTTTTGGTAATATTAATATAGGAAACTTAACAAACACAAAATAAGGAGAAAAGAAACAAAATGCCCACGATTAAATTCCTCAAAGAAAACAAAGAAGTAATTGCCGCCGATGGTGCCAACTTAAGAGAAAAAGCGAAACAAAATGGAATTGACATCTATAGACTAAGAGGAAAATTAATCAACTGCGGAGGTTATGGGCAATGCGGTACTTGTCTTGTGGAGATTGTAGAAGGAATGGATAATTTATCTCCTAAAACTGATTTTGAACTCAGAAAATTAAAAAAGAAACCCGATAACTATCGTTTAGCTTGTCAAACCCTCGTTAATGGCGAAATAAGCGTTAACACCAAACCATAAGCATTTAAGACATTAAACCCCTTGAAGAAAATTGAAGATTGGGGAACAAACAATAAAAAAGGGGTAAGTAGTATAACTTACCCCAATTTAGTTAATGGTATTGGGAAAACTCAGTGTGGTTTAACTACAAAAGCCTAGTTAGCTTCTGCAGGATAAACACTTACTTTCTTTTGGCTACGGCTTTTATGTTCAAATTTTACAACTCCAGCGATTAAAGCAAAGAGAGTATCATCATTGCCACGTCCAACATTTTCCCCAGGATAAACCTTAGTTCCACGTTGACGAATAAGGATATTTCCTGCTTTAACGGTTTCTCCGCCAAAACATTTAACGCCTAAGCGCTTAGAATTAGAGTCTCTTCCGTTACGAGTACTACCTGTACCTTTCTTATGTGCCATGGTATTATGCTATTCCTCTAATAAAGTGTACTGTTATTTAAGTTTATGTTATTTTAGGCTTCCACTGCTTCGGTAGTAGCTTCTGCCTCTTTCTGAGCAATGACATTGCCCCCTAAACTAATGGAATTAATCATTAAACGACTTAATTCCTGTCTATGACCTCTTTTCTTGCGGGTTTTCTTCTTGGGTTGCATTTTATAAACAATTACCTTTTTGCCTCGGCTATGTTTTAAAATGGTTCCGTTGATAGAAGCACCGTTAACGTAAGGTTGTCCCACATGAATTTCTCCGTCGTGGTTAACGAGTAATACTTTATCTACGTTTAATTCTTCGTTTACTTCAAGATCAAATCTATCTAATTCATAGAATCTACCGGGTTCTACCTTAAGTTGTTTCCCGCAGATTTCGATTATTGCGTAAGTCATAATTTTTTCCTAATATATACTGCCGTACAGGTAGCAAAATTAATTTTTTTGCTTTTTCTAAATGCCTTTACCTGATCCGAACAGGAGTGGAGACACAATCAATCATTTTATCTTTATTTTTGATTAATTGTCAACTATTTGTAGTTTAGCGAAAAACTCGAATGAGAGTACCTCGTTGGGGCAAGTCTTGGGGGCGAATGGTGGTTTGATTACCACTAATTGTATTAATGTTTAACTCTTCTGCCCTTGCAAGGGTTAAAAATTCCTCTAGGGGTACCAAATCGCAACTATTAGGATCTGCATTATTGGTTAAATATTGGGTAGGAAAGACTACTTTGGGTTGTAGCGCCCGAATAGCGTCCATGGCTTCTTGGGGGTTATAGTTTTTTGGGCCTCCACCGATGGGTATCATGGCAACATCTGGGCTACCCATCAAAATTCTTTGCTCGATGTCGATGGGGGAAGCAATACCGCCGAGGTGTAAAATATTCACCCCCCCTTGATTCCAGCGCCAGACTATATTTTCTCCGAATCTTCTTCCTCTTTGGCGATCATGAAATGTTCTGATACCCTGAAATCGGATACCTCCTACTTCATAAACCCCCGGTTCAACCATCAGTTGAGGATTGTTCGGAAGTCCTCCTGCGGCACCTTCATCAAGGAGGCGACTGCTAATCATGACGACATCGGCGTTGACTCTGGGCGCAGGATAGTTGGCAGTACAGCCAAGAGGCTCGAAGGGGTTGGATAACACTCTGAGGTTGTTTCCTGTGCAGAGGAAGCAACTATGCCCTAGCCATTGGATAGTAACTCCTGTTCCTGTGGTTTGGGCGATCGCCCTTTGGGGGGAATATTTAGCACTTAGGAGAGAAGTAAGAACCCCTACCCCCGTCAAACGCATCCAGTCACGACGATTAATCATACTTAGCAATAGATTTGAGGAAATTTCGTAACAATTGTAACCCAGAATTAGTTAAGATGCTTTCAGGATGAAACTGGACCCCTTCAATCCAAGGATATTGTTTGTGTCGGATACCCATAATAATGTCATCTTCTGTCCAAGCAGTAATTTCTAATACCGAAGGGATAGAGGCTTTATCCACAATTAAACTATGGTAGCGGGTAGCTTGAAAGGGAGAAGCAATATCTTTAAATACCCCTTGATTGTTATGGAGGATAGGAGAAGTTTTACCGTGCATCAAACTAGGTGCAGAGACAATTTTACCGCCATAGGCTTCGCCGATGGTTTGATGTCCTAAACATACTCCGAGAATGGGGTAATCTTGACCCATTTTTGTGACAAGTTCGAGACAAATTCCTGCGCTGCGAGGATTTCCTGGACCAGGAGAAATGACGATCGCATCTGGTTTTAAGGCTTGTAATTGTTCGAGGGTAATTTGATCGTTACGATAAACCACAACATCCTTGGCGATGGTAAACTCGGCGCTTAATTCCCCCAAATATTGAACCAGATTATAAGTAAAACTATCGTAGTTATCAATAACTAGAATCAAACTATGGATCTCCTTATAGCAGTGAAAATATTAAGTTTAACCCATAGGGGAACAAAATAAAACAGGCAACTAATACAGAAGCAATGGCACTTACTAAAACAGCGCCAGCGGCGCAGTCTTTGGCTTTTTTGGCTTGTTCATGATATTGTTTGCCAACGGTTAAATCGACCACAGATTCGATGGCAGTATTTAATAATTCAAGAATCATCACCAAAGCACAAGTAATGGCAAGGATAGCCATTTGAGTCATGGTCACATTAAACCATAATCCTAATAGTATGGCGACAAGGGCGATGCCAGTATGAATTCTAAAATTGCGTTGAGTTTTAAAAGTATAAATCACCCCTGCCCAAGCAAAGCGAAAACTAGAAAAAACATCAGGCGCTACTTTCCACGCCGAAGAAAGACGGGAGTTGCGTTTAGGCACGGATTGATTACGGGTAACAAATTTAGATTTGTTAATTAAGTTAGTCATCTTATTTATATCCTCCTCATGGAGTTTGAGACTATATTCATATATTGTTACTTCAGTATAAACGCAACTCTCTATATGTCAACGGTCAAATAATTAAATTAGTTCGAGATGTCAGGACTCGAACTATTATCTCTCTAATTCTCAAGGAAAGATATAATTAAAGAGCAAAAAAAATCCTATCTATCACCGTCCTTAATGCGATGAAATTTGCCAAACTATCCCTAACCCTTGTTTTCTTGCTCAGTCTTAATCTCTTATTTGCCCATCAAAATCGGGTGCAATCGGAAACCACTTCAGAAGAAACCGAAAACCATTATCATCGTAATCCGAATATTGAAGACATTAGAAATAGTTGGCGAGATTTACGCTTGTTGCGTAGTTTGGAAGAACACACATCCCCTGTATATGGTTTGGCATTTGATCCCCTAGGTAAAAATTTAATTAGTGTCGGTAGTTATAACGATCCTCGCATGAGATTTTGGGAGGTGGAAACAGGGAGACAAATAAGGTATCAAAGAGCCCATGGTTCGGCGGTAAACTCTTTGTTATATAGTCCTGACGGTAAAACTATCGTGACCACTGGTCAAGCCTCAGATATACGTATCTGGAATGGGGAAACAGGGGAACATGAAACGAGTTTGTTGAGTCATGCAAATAATGTAATGGCGATCGCCATTAGTCCTGACAGTAAAACCTTGGTGAGCGGAGCATTGGATGGCATCAGGGTATGGAATTTGGAGTTTCGGCGACTATCCTACGTTTTAGAAGGAGTTGGTAATCCTACCCATGCCCTCGCCATTCACCCTGAAGGAAAGATGTTAGCCAGTGGCAATGGTAGGGGTAGAGTAACTCTTTGGGATTTAACCACAGGTAAGAAAATTAGGGAGTTTACCCCCCACCGTTCTAAAATTACAGGGTTAATTTTTACCCCCGATGGCAAAAGTTTGATTACTAGCGCTGAGGAAAGAAGTGTTAAGGTTTGGGACTTGAGTAGTCGTTTACAAATTGCCGAATTTGGCTTACATGGCGATCGCATCCGTACCATTGCCCTATCCCCCGATGGTTCAACCCTAGCCAGTGGCGGTAATGATGGAGTGAGAATTTGGGATTACTATTCCACCCGAGAACTTGCTTTTATTCCCTACAACCGAGACTGGGTGCAAACCCTCATCTTTAGCCCCGATAGTCGTATCTTGGCAACGGGTTCATTTAATACTAGAATTGACCTTTGGCAAAGAGGTAGAGCTTTATTGAGCGAAAATTGATGCTCCAAGATCAACAACATCCCCAAGCCCACATCGATAGGGTAATTTTGCAAAAGTTATTTGTCGAAGGACAAACGGACTACTATATGGCAGAAGTAGCTCGGTTGAGAATTCGTTACCACAATTTCCCGGGTGCTAGGGATATTCAACGGGATTTGGATGTTATTTTGCAACAGTGGGATATGAGCGAGGAAGAACTTTTTACTCGGGTTAGGGCGTTACACAGTCAAGGCAAAATCTACGGTAAGAAGAAAACAGGGGAAGATCAAGAGGATTGGAGTTAATGACTAAAGTTGTAATTATTGGGGCAGGTATCATTGGCAGTGCGATCGCCTTTGAACTGAGTAAAGATTCTCAATTGGACATTACTTTAATAGATCAAAATCCCCCTGCCTCTGGCTCTTCTGGGGCGGCCCTAGGTCTGTTGATGGGAGTGATCAGTCAAAAGGTAAAAGGAAGGGCATGGCGACTGAGAGAAAACAGTTTAAGCAGATATAAAACCCTTTTGCCCGAACTAGAAACATTAACAGGATTAAAAATTCCCCACAATCATCATGGTATTGTCAAACTACTTTTTGCCGAAGATAACCTCGAAAAATGGCACAAATTGGCTCAGACAAGGGCAGAGCAAGGTTATCGCTTAGAAGTGTGGGATCGTTCTGAGTTACAGTCCTTTTGTCCTCAAGTACAAGGGGATGAGATTATCGGTGCGGTTTCTTCCCCCGATGACTTACAAATTAACCCTATCCCCCTAGTGGAGGCATTGGTGGCAGGGGCGAAAATTCAGGGGGTAAAATGTATTTTTGGGCAAAAAGTTGATAATTTTACTATCAACTCTACTGCGGAGGAGGAAAAGAAGGTTTGTGAGTCTTTATCAGTGGGGGGTAAACCCCTTTTTGCTGACCTGATAATTCTATGTGCGGGTTTAGGTTCAACTCCCCTAACAGAGAAGTTAAACCATACTATTAAGATAAAACCTGTCCTAGGACAAGCCATGGTCATTCACTACCATGGTTGGCAAAACCGAGGGGATTTTAACCCAGTGATTACGGGGGATGACATTCACATCGTACCCTTAAGGGATGATCGTTTCTGGCTAGGGGCAACCCTCGAATTTGCTGATGACCATGGGCAGGTGATCGACAATCCACAGTTATTAGAGGACTTATACCAAAGGGCGATCGCCTTTTGCCCCTCCCTCATATCTGCCTCCATTATTTCCCAATGGTCTGGAAAACGCCCCCGTCCCCAAGGGCGCCCTGCCCCCATCATCGAAAAATTAGAAGGCTATGACAATGTAATATTAGCCACGGCTCATTACCGTAATGGTGTTTTACTCGCCCCCGCTACTGCCATGGAAGTAAGGCAGTTAATATAAGTAAATCTAATCTTTGCAATAACGATTTAATGACTTTAGAAAATAATGTAAAGAAATATGTAGAAAATAATGTTTTAGAATCACAGACCTACAAAAGATTGAACATTAAGGCTTATAACATCTACATCAAAGGGAAAAATAAGATTAGTTAAATTAATAAAAATCAGAATAAATATTAATCGAAAAAAAATCCTTTGAGCAAAAAAGATGATCCCCCTTCATGATAAGATTGAAACTCGAAAAGCAAAAGCCTAAAAACTAACTTCTATTTTTAGAGGTTGTTAAGAATAAAGCTATAAAGAAAATTTATATATTTGGAGGATGCCAATAATGGCACAAGCTGGATTTAAAGCTGGTGTTCAGGACTATCGTTTAACCTACTATACCCCTGATTACACCCCTAAAGATACCGATTTATTAGCCTGTTTCAGAATGACTCCCCAGCCTGGAGTCCCCCCCGAAGAATGTGCGGCGGCAGTAGCAGCTGAATCTTCCACTGGTACTTGGACCACCGTATGGACTGACGGCTTAACCGACTTAGATCGTTACAAAGGTCGTTGCTACAACGTTGAGCCCGTACCTGGAGAAGATAATCAATATTTCTGTTTCGTTGCTTATCCTTTAGATTTATTTGAAGAAGGTTCTGTAACCAACGTATTAACCTCCTTAGTTGGTAACGTATTCGGTTTCAAAGCTCTTCGTGCTTTACGTTTAGAAGACATCCGTTTCCCCGTTGCCCTCATCAAAACCTACCAAGGTCCTCCCCACGGTATCACCGTAGAGCGTGACTTATTAAACAAATATGGTCGTCCTCTCTTAGGTTGTACCATTAAGCCTAAATTAGGTTTATCTGCTAAAAACTACGGTCGTGCCGTTTATGAATGTCTCCGTGGTGGTTTAGACTTCACCAAAGATGACGAAAACATCAACTCTCAGCCTTTCATGCGTTGGAGAGATCGTTTCTTATTCGTTCAAGAGGCGATCGAAAAAGCTCAAGCTGAAACCAACGAAATCAAAGGTCACTACCTCAACGTTACCGCTGGTACTTGTGAAGAAATGATGAAACGTGCTGAATTCGCCAAAGAAATCGGTACCCCCATCATCATGCACGATTTCTTAACTGGTGGTTTCACCGCTAACACCACCCTTGCTAAATGGTGTCGTGACAATGGCGTATTATTACACATCCACCGTGCGATGCACGCTGTAATCGACCGTCAGAAAAACCACGGTATCCACTTCCGTGTTTTAGCTAAGTGTCTCCGTCTTTCTGGTGGTGACCACTTACACTCTGGTACCGTTGTAGGTAAGTTAGAAGGCGATCGCGCTGGTACTTTAGGTTTCGTTGACTTAATGCGCGAAGACTATGTAGAAGAAGATCGTTCTCGTGGTGTATTCTTCACCCAAGATTACGCATCCTTACCCGGAACCATGCCTGTCGCTTCTGGTGGTATCCACGTATGGCACATGCCCGCCCTCGTTGAAATCTTCGGCGATGACTCTTGTTTACAGTTCGGTGGTGGTACTCTAGGACACCCTTGGGGTAACGCACCTGGTGCAACCGCTAACCGTGTAGCTTTAGAAGCCTGTGTTCAAGCTCGTAACGAAGGTCGTTCTCTTGCCCGTGAAGGTAATGACGTAATCCGTGAGGCTTGTCGTTGGAGTCCTGAACTTGCTGCGGCTTGTGAACTCTGGAAAGAAATTAAATTCGAGTTTGACACCGTTGACACCCTCTAAATTTCAGTAATAGGGAATCAGAAAGGGAAATAAATTGAAATAGTCATCAATGAACAATAATTCCAAGCATAATAGGAATAATTAAGTAATTGATATAACAAATAAAATTTATTACCGACCTTCTGATTCACTAAGGGGTTATGCCCACTGAAATATATGTCATATAAACAAACGGTAAAAGATACAGCAAAAGTTCTGCAGGGTTATCTTACTTATCAAGCAGTAAAGTTAATTATTGAACAACTTACCGAAACTAATCCCAGTTTAGCTATTTGGTTAAGAGAATTTTCCTATAATCATTCCATCCAAGATAGTGAGAATTATCTTCAGGCTTTGGTGATAGAAAATAAGGAGTTAGTTTTACGTATTTTGGCGGTAAGAAAAGATATTGCAGAACAAACGGTAGAATTTTTGCCAGAAATGGTCAAAAGCAATATAGAGCAATCTAATATAGAACATCGTCGCTATCTTTTAGAACGTTTGACTCAAACTAAGTCAGCTTCTCCTCAAGGTGAAACTGAAATAGATACCAAATCAAATAAATCAGAAAACAAGGAAGAATAAACCATGCAAACTTTACCTAAAGAGCGTCGTTACGAAACTCTCTCTTACTTACCTCCTTTAACCGATCAACAAATCGTTAAACAAGTTCAATACTTATTAGATCAAGGATTTATTCCTGCAGTAGAATTTGAAAAAGATCCTCAACCCAATGACCACCACTGGACTCTTTGGAAGTTACCTTTATTCAATGCTTTCTCTGCTCAAGATGTATTAAACGAAGTTCGTGAATGTAAAGGTCAATATTCTGATTCTTTCATCAGAGTTATCGGTTTTGATAACCTCAAACAGTGTCAAACCATGAGTTTTATTGTTCACAAACCTAACACCACTCGTTTCTAGGTTGTAGCTATTATTCTTGTAAAACCCTCCTTTTTTAGGGGGGTTTTTATTAATAATCTAAAATTACTTTGATCCATTCTGGAGGTCGAGGGATGGGATTTTTGAGCCTATCCAACATCAGTAAAGCCACTAGATGGACAGTGAAACAATATATAAGATTGTTAACAAAGACTACTAATAAAATTAGTAACTGAATAACTAAGGTACTAGGTTGAGAAAGAATACCTAATTGTAAGAAAATCCAATCGGCTAATCCAGTGATTTGATTAATCACATAGATCCATAAATCTTCACCTAAAAGGATCGAAAAAAGCCAAAAACGAAAAAAGAAACCAAAACTACCAATAATAGATCCTGTCAGCAATGAGAGATGCCAATTAGCTCCATTTCGCCACATACCACCCAGTTGAATGCCCATCAAACCGTAGGGAATTATATAAATAATACTGCGAGGGGGGCCCATTAAAATACTTAGTAATAACCCAGAAACAATGGTGGTCATAATTGATGCCCTTCTTCCTCTCCTCATGTAAACGAGGGCAATGGGTAGGGGGTATAACATTCTTAAAAATGGGCCTAGACGAAAATAATAATCGATTAGCCAGATTAAACTAGCGGTACTAGCTAAAAAGGCACTTTCTACTAGGGCGATGGTTTTGGGATTAACGTTATAGCTTTTCTGTGGAGGTTCATAGGGGCAATAGGCAGGGGAGTTTTCGGTAGAGTCATCTATTTCATCTAGCCAGTTTTGCTCATCAAAATCTATTTTGGAATCTGAATTTGGATTAGACAAATGAGTATCGGGATCTAAAAAATTGGTTTTCTTGTTTTAGAGTATAACATCAGCTGAGTTCGGATTTTATTATTAATGTCGCCAGAATACCCTATCCCTCTATAGGGTAGGGATGAATGGCGACCAACAAAAAAACCGAACGACAGTGAGTCCATACTTTCCGAGATTTCAGACATCAAAGAACAAATATTGTGCTAACATATTCGGTATAAGCAAAAAAAACTGAGCAAATGATAGTCCTCGAGTACCGGTTAAAAGGCAAGCAATACCAATATCAAGCCATTGATGATTCTATTCGCACGGCTCAATTCATTAGAAATAAAGCCTTGCGGTTGTGGATGGATGGTGATAAGGTTAACAAATATGACCTAAATAAATATTGTGCCGTCTTAGCTAAAGAGTACCCATTTGCGTCTGAGTTAAATTCCACCGCTAGACAAGCATCAGCTGAACGAGCTTGGAGTTCTATTTCTCGTTTTTTTGACAACTGTAAGAAAGGTGTTAAGGGCAAGAAAGGCTATCCCAAATTCAAGGAAAACTCTCGTTCAGTGGAATATAAAGCTAGTGGTTGGAAATTAGATGAAAAGACAAAAAAGCATATCACCTTTACCGATAAAAAGGGCATTGGCAGACTTAAATTGGTAGGCAGTAGAGATATATATTTCTACAATGCCTCTGATATTAAACGAGTGCGTTTAGTCAAAAGAGCCGATGGCTACTATTGTCAATTCTCGGTTAAAGTAAATATGCAGATTGAGACTCAACCGACAAATAAAGTCGTTGGCTTAGATGTTGGCTTAAAAGAATTTCTCACGGATAGTGAAGGTAATAAAGTAGAAAATCCTCGCTTCTTGAGAAAAGCTGAGAAAGCCATTAATCGTGCAAATCGCCAAAAGTCAAAAAAATTTGTTAAAGGTAAAAAACCTCAATCAAATAACTATCACAAGGCTAAGGTTCGGTATGCCCGTAAACATTTAAAAGTAAGTAGGCAACGTAAAGAGTTTGCTAAGAGTGTAGCATACTGCGTAATCAAATCTAACGATTTGGTCGCCTATGAAGATTTAAACGTGAAAGGCATGGTCAGAAATCGGAAACTAGCTAAATCAATCAGTGATGCTGGATGGACTATTTTTAGGCAATGGTTAGAGTATTTTGGGTATAAATACGGCAAAATAACAGTAGCCGTACCACCTCATAACACTAGCCAAGATTGTTCTAATTGTGGTCAAAAAGTGCAAAAATCTCTATCCACTAGAACTCATGTTTGTCCCCACTGTGGGCATATTGAAGATAGAGATTGGAATGCTGCAAAAAATATCCTGATAAAAGCATTACGTACCGTAGGGCATACGGGAACATACGCTTGGGGAGATCTGCCCTCTTGGGCGATTGGTGTAAACCTGTCGTCTAACGGCGAGTCGGTGAACCAAGAATCCCCACCTTCAACCGATAGGTAAGGTGGGGAGTGTCAATATAATATTGCCACGAAAACCTATGAAAAATAATGTTTTGGACTTATTCATTCACTCTCAAGATTTGTCCAATAATCGATACAATAGGTAAAAACATCATCAGCTATTTGGTTTATGGACGAAATCCCTACCGCTCTAAGAGATAAAGGTTCTAACCCTAAAGAACATCATAGGATTTTAGGGGGCGATCGCCCTTTATTTATTAAATATGTAATTTGGTTTATATGTGGTTTATTATTAGTAATCTTTACATCGATAATCATCAATAACATTGTCAACAATCCCAGCACAGATACCGTAGTAGTTGAAGAAACAGAAAATCAACCACCAGAAGAAATTATTGATACACAAGAAGAAATTACCATCCCCGAGAACATTCTCGGACATCTTAGCTACGAAGAAGCACCCCCATCAGAATTACAACCCATCAACGCCGACGGCTCCATAAAACTAAGAGCAAAAGCCGCCGAAAGATTTAACGCCATGGTCAGAGATGCTAGAAATCAAGGAATCATTTTAGTTCCCATTTCCGGGTTTAGGTCAATTTCTGAGCAAGAATATCTATTTTTTGAAGTAAAAGAGCAAAGAAATCAAGATGCAAGACAAAGAGCAGAAGTCAGCGCCCCTCCTGGGCATAGTGAACATCATACAGGCTATGCCGTAGACATAGGAGATGGAAATAACCCTAATACCAATTTACAAGAAAGTTTTGAAAACACCCCCGCCTATAGATGGTTAGAACAAAATGCCTCCCGTTACAGTTTCGAGCTTTCTTTTCCCCGAGACAACTTACAGGGTATTAGTTACGAACCTTGGCACTGGCGTTTTGTCGGAGACACCCACAGTTTAGAAACATTTTATCGAGCTAGAGAATTAACCACCCCTCTCAATCAAAGATAGTGCTACCATTGATTTTCAGTTTAATTAAGACCCTTATACGATGAATATATTAGTTGTCACAGTTCAAGTACCTTTTATTCGGGGAGGGGCAGAAATTCATGCCGAATCATTGGTTCAAGCCCTAAAAAACCATGGACACAGTGCCGAAATAGTTGCCTTTCCCTTTGAAGCTCATCCCCCCCAAAGGATGCTTGATTTAATGTTTGCCTTTCGTCTTCTTGATTTTTCTAGCTTTTCTGGCAGAAACATTGATTTAATTATTCCCCTCAAATTTCCTGCTTATTTCAACGAACATCCCAACAAAGTAGCATGGTTATTACATCAACACCGAGACGTATACGATTTATGGGGACAACCATTTAGCGGATTAGTCCATAACCCCGATGCCCTTCAATATCAACAAACTATTATTAACGGTGATACCAAGGCCCTCAAAGAATGTCGCAAAATTTATAGTAATTCTCAAAATGTAGCCAATCGATTGAAAAAATATAATGGCTTAGATTCAACTCCCCTTTATCACCCTCCCAAAAATGCCGATCAATTCCATTGTGAAGAAGCCCAAAGTTATTTTTTCTTTCCTAGCCGTTTAAATAGAGTAAAAAGACAATATTTAGTGCTAGAAGCACTATCCAAAACCCATCATAAGGTAAAGGTACTTTTTGCTGGTTCCTCTGACACGGGCTTATATGAAGAAGAATTGCAACAAATGACGGAAAAATTGGATATTGCAGATCGAGCTATTTTTCTTGGTCAAATTACCGAAGCTGAAAAAATCAAATATTATGCCGAGTCCATTGGAGTTATTTATCCTCCCCTAGATGAAGATTATGGCTATGTCACCCTAGAGGGTATGTTGTCATCTAAGCCCATTATTACCTGTGATGATTCTGGCGGCCCTTTGGAGTTTATTACCAACGAGGAAACAGGTATCGTGACAGCATCTGAACCTTTAGCCCTTGCTAGGGGAATGGATCAATTATGGGAAAATCGTCGTTTAGCTTCTCATTTGGGTAAAAATGCCAGACAACGCTACGAGGCTCTTGATATTACTTGGACTAATGTTGTTAATAAATTAACTAATTTTTAAAATTAATAAATCTCAATATTTTTTATGATCAATTATTGTGTATAAATAAGTTATTTTTTGACAATTTTAAAATAATATAAAAAATGAAAATAAATTGGTTTTCTCCTCTTCCTCCCGCAAAAACAGAAATCGCTAAATATACTTATAAAATAGTATCTTTATTACAAAAAAATGCAGAAGTAACTATCTGGACAAGTCAAGATAAATGGGATAGTGAGTTAAATGATATTTTTTCTATTCGCTATTACCAACCTCATCAAATGTCTTGGTATGACATAAATCAGGCAGATTTAAATATTTATCAATTAGGAAATAATCATCTTTTTCATGGAGATATTTGGCAGGTTAGTTGTAAATGTCCGGGGTTAGTTATCCTCCACGATTACAAATTGCAAGATTTTTTTTATATGTTATCGGCGGATAAAAAAAATTATTTACGTCAAGTTTTTCAGCTTTATGGAGAGAAAGCATTAGCAGATGGTCAAAAATTTTTGGATGGTTTTATTTCC
The sequence above is a segment of the Cyanobacterium stanieri PCC 7202 genome. Coding sequences within it:
- a CDS encoding ribulose 1,5-bisphosphate carboxylase large subunit (PFAM: Ribulose bisphosphate carboxylase large chain, N-terminal domain; Ribulose bisphosphate carboxylase large chain, catalytic domain~COGs: COG1850 Ribulose 1 5-bisphosphate carboxylase large subunit~InterPro IPR020878:IPR020888:IPR017444:IPR000685~KEGG: syp:SYNPCC7002_A1798 ribulose bisophosphate carboxylase~PFAM: ribulose bisphosphate carboxylase large chain; Ribulose bisphosphate carboxylase, large subunit-like~PRIAM: Ribulose-bisphosphate carboxylase~SPTR: Ribulose bisphosphate carboxylase large chain), giving the protein MAQAGFKAGVQDYRLTYYTPDYTPKDTDLLACFRMTPQPGVPPEECAAAVAAESSTGTWTTVWTDGLTDLDRYKGRCYNVEPVPGEDNQYFCFVAYPLDLFEEGSVTNVLTSLVGNVFGFKALRALRLEDIRFPVALIKTYQGPPHGITVERDLLNKYGRPLLGCTIKPKLGLSAKNYGRAVYECLRGGLDFTKDDENINSQPFMRWRDRFLFVQEAIEKAQAETNEIKGHYLNVTAGTCEEMMKRAEFAKEIGTPIIMHDFLTGGFTANTTLAKWCRDNGVLLHIHRAMHAVIDRQKNHGIHFRVLAKCLRLSGGDHLHSGTVVGKLEGDRAGTLGFVDLMREDYVEEDRSRGVFFTQDYASLPGTMPVASGGIHVWHMPALVEIFGDDSCLQFGGGTLGHPWGNAPGATANRVALEACVQARNEGRSLAREGNDVIREACRWSPELAAACELWKEIKFEFDTVDTL
- a CDS encoding chaperonin family protein RbcX (PFAM: RbcX protein~InterPro IPR003435~KEGG: mar:MAE_47880 RuBisCO chaperonin~PFAM: chaperonin family protein RbcX~SPTR: RbcX protein) — protein: MSYKQTVKDTAKVLQGYLTYQAVKLIIEQLTETNPSLAIWLREFSYNHSIQDSENYLQALVIENKELVLRILAVRKDIAEQTVEFLPEMVKSNIEQSNIEHRRYLLERLTQTKSASPQGETEIDTKSNKSENKEE
- a CDS encoding ribulose 1,5-bisphosphate carboxylase small subunit (PFAM: Ribulose bisphosphate carboxylase, small chain~COGs: COG4451 Ribulose bisphosphate carboxylase small subunit~InterPro IPR000894~KEGG: cyc:PCC7424_1365 ribulose-bisphosphate carboxylase~PFAM: ribulose bisphosphate carboxylase small chain~PRIAM: Ribulose-bisphosphate carboxylase~SPTR: Ribulose-bisphosphate carboxylase); the encoded protein is MQTLPKERRYETLSYLPPLTDQQIVKQVQYLLDQGFIPAVEFEKDPQPNDHHWTLWKLPLFNAFSAQDVLNEVRECKGQYSDSFIRVIGFDNLKQCQTMSFIVHKPNTTRF
- a CDS encoding Protein of unknown function DUF2232, membrane (PFAM: Predicted membrane protein (DUF2232)~COGs: COG4241 membrane protein~InterPro IPR018710~KEGG: cyh:Cyan8802_0917 hypothetical protein~PFAM: Protein of unknown function DUF2232, membrane~SPTR: Putative membrane protein) — protein: MSNPNSDSKIDFDEQNWLDEIDDSTENSPAYCPYEPPQKSYNVNPKTIALVESAFLASTASLIWLIDYYFRLGPFLRMLYPLPIALVYMRRGRRASIMTTIVSGLLLSILMGPPRSIIYIIPYGLMGIQLGGMWRNGANWHLSLLTGSIIGSFGFFFRFWLFSILLGEDLWIYVINQITGLADWIFLQLGILSQPSTLVIQLLILLVVFVNNLIYCFTVHLVALLMLDRLKNPIPRPPEWIKVILDY